The following coding sequences are from one Pseudomonadota bacterium window:
- the erpA gene encoding iron-sulfur cluster insertion protein ErpA: MSTVEPELELESPLAFSDAAAVKVRELMVDEGSDDLMLRVFVSGGGCSGFQYGFTFDDAVGDGDTVVENDGVRLLIDPMSVQYLMGAEIDYTEDLEGARFVIRNPNATTTCGCGSSFSV, encoded by the coding sequence ATGAGCACAGTAGAACCAGAGTTGGAGTTGGAGAGCCCCTTGGCGTTCAGCGACGCCGCGGCGGTCAAAGTACGCGAGCTGATGGTTGACGAAGGCAGCGACGATCTGATGCTCAGGGTCTTCGTGTCGGGCGGTGGATGCTCCGGTTTCCAGTACGGTTTTACCTTCGATGATGCCGTCGGTGATGGGGACACGGTGGTCGAGAACGACGGGGTCAGGCTCTTGATCGATCCCATGAGCGTGCAATACCTCATGGGTGCCGAGATCGACTACACCGAGGACCTGGAAGGGGCGCGGTTCGTCATCAGGAACCCCAATGCCACGACGACCTGCGGTTGCGGGTCTTCGTTTTCTGTCTGA
- a CDS encoding ATP-binding protein — protein sequence MESGLDITVTLASRGRHLALTVCDNGSVIGPETAGQLFKQPVRSRSGHGIGLYQAAKRAEMMGYALALIRNRPGQVCFELSIREDPPGDRDLATPPSSSPPPVARNAR from the coding sequence GTGGAATCCGGGCTCGATATCACCGTGACGCTCGCATCACGGGGCCGGCATCTGGCCTTGACAGTGTGTGACAACGGCTCGGTAATCGGTCCGGAAACCGCCGGCCAGCTCTTCAAACAACCGGTGCGGTCCCGGTCCGGCCACGGGATCGGCCTCTATCAGGCGGCAAAACGGGCGGAGATGATGGGGTATGCCCTGGCGTTGATCCGCAACCGGCCCGGCCAGGTGTGTTTCGAGCTGTCGATCCGCGAAGACCCGCCCGGTGATCGCGATCTCGCTACGCCGCCCTCGAGCTCTCCCCCGCCGGTAGCCCGTAACGCTCGATAA